One region of Vitis vinifera cultivar Pinot Noir 40024 chromosome 1, ASM3070453v1 genomic DNA includes:
- the LOC104879102 gene encoding LOW QUALITY PROTEIN: F-box protein At5g65850 (The sequence of the model RefSeq protein was modified relative to this genomic sequence to represent the inferred CDS: deleted 1 base in 1 codon), translating to MKKKQARKSHAPTEKNNTVSIADELVFEILTYIPVKSLLQFRSVCKSWRSMISDPSFVEAHQSRSATTLLISFPDTRRPSGRRHLFSISDGEARQLSGFSHWNNSQSVNGLICIYEQLVPSSPKLSFRVIVCNPSTGERVTLPPTHFSKADFSFCHQNISLGFDPSTKTYKILRAWWGRYGGPIHEIFTLGSHAWRIIKDDPEYALETKGICLNGTIYWAATFDLSKDNSSFVVMKNRVIAFDVGEEKFRSVPVPPEAPIWEKYKSNIIQIGGHMAIAGCPGPRGGDKHSTAMVVWKLEDSVNGVWSQNRILLPECWIHRPVPNPRFRRFFVASSDGGKILLIPSGFFRDFSLFQCNIEEGCLWREAIHRPPHDDWVSRSLSIVSSRQVCEYVESLVSLKEICRL from the exons ATGAAGAAGAAGCAGGCCAGAAAATCACACGCGCCGACTGAGAAGAACAATACAGTTTCAATCGCTGATGAGTTAGTTTTTGAAATACTCACCTACATTCCCGTCAAATCTCTACTCCAATTCAGGAGTGTTTGCAAGAGCTGGCGGTCTATGATCTCCGACCCATCGTTCGTTGAGGCCCATCAATCCCGTTCAGCCACCACTCTCCTCATCTCCTTCCCGGACACGCGCCGCCCTAGCGGGAGGCGTCATCTCTTCTCCATAAGCGATGGAGAAGCGCGCCAACTCTCCGGATTCTCTCACTGGAATAATTCTCAGTCCGTAAACGGTTTGATTTGTATCTACGAGCAGCTTGTTCCTTCCTCTCCGAAACTATCCTTTCGCGTGATTGTCTGCAACCCCAGCACTGGAGAACGCGTGACTCTTCCACCCACACACTTCTCAAAGGCAGACTTCTCTTTTTGCCACCAGAACATCTCTCTAGGGTTCGACCCGTCCACCAAGACCTACAAAATACTAAGGGCATGGTGGGGAAGGTACGGGGGCCCCATACATGAGATTTTCACTCTAGGCAGCCACGCATGGAGAATCATCAAAGATGACCCAGAATATGCGTTGGAAACAAAGGGGATTTGCCTCAACGGAACCATATATTGGGCCGCAACTTTTGATTTATCGAAAGACAATTCTAGCTTTGTCGTCATGAAGAACAGAGTGATAGCATTCGACGTCGGAGAAGAGAAGTTCCGATCTGTTCCCGTCCCTCCGGAAGCCCCCATATGGGAAAAATACAAATCGAACATCATACAAATCGGTGGGCACATGGCCATTGCAGGCTGCCCAGGCCCCAGAGGTGGCGACAAGCAT AGTACTGCTATGGTAGTCTGGAAATTGGAGGATTCTGTAAATGGGGTTTGGAGCCAGAACAGAATTCTGCTGCCCGAATGTTGGATACACAGGCCGGTACCAAACCCAAGATTTCGTCGTTTTTTCGTTGCTTCCAGTGATGGTGGTAAGATTTTGCTGATTCCCAGCGGGTTTTTCAGAGACTTTTCATTGTTTCAGTGTAACATAGAGGAAGGGTGTTTGTGGAGGGAGGCTATACATCGGCCACCTCATGATGATTGGGTTTCTCGTTCTTTATCAATTGTTAGTTCTCGTCAAGTCTGTGAGTATGTGGAAAGTCTTGTATCTTTGAAGGAAATTTGCAGGTTGTAG